In Streptantibioticus cattleyicolor NRRL 8057 = DSM 46488, a genomic segment contains:
- a CDS encoding MFS transporter: MDRSLRAARLATFVFFALNGFVMGMWIVHIPVVERRTGISHAVLGSLLLLLGVGAFAGMRLCGALADRYGGRRIVPAGAALCSAAVVLPGLAGDAWTLGGALFALGFGNGCLDVAMNTHAVQVERGYGRPVMSAFHAVFSVGGVLAALAGAAVVGRGWGPAATLAGVAVFGLVVTALAAPALLPPEPAPAGLPRAASGRRVPARVWALAALALLLMLCEGVANDWSVLHLRNVLDAPAGTAALAYGAFSTAMTLGRLVTDRVAARFGPVRVVRYGAALAAAGLAVTALTGWVALALTGWAVFGLGLSGCVPQLFSAAGHVDRATAGANVSRVAGLGYLGMLAGPTSIGQLTHVMPLNLAFFLPVAFCVVAVGAAGTLRPPADPAP; encoded by the coding sequence ATGGATCGATCGCTGCGCGCCGCGCGCCTCGCCACCTTTGTCTTCTTCGCGCTCAACGGCTTCGTGATGGGCATGTGGATCGTGCACATCCCCGTGGTGGAGCGCCGTACCGGCATCTCCCACGCCGTGCTCGGTTCGCTCCTGCTGCTGCTCGGGGTGGGGGCGTTCGCCGGGATGCGGCTGTGCGGGGCGCTCGCCGACCGGTACGGGGGGCGCCGGATCGTCCCGGCCGGGGCGGCGTTGTGCAGCGCGGCGGTGGTGCTGCCGGGGCTGGCCGGGGACGCCTGGACGCTGGGCGGCGCCCTGTTCGCGCTGGGCTTCGGCAACGGCTGTCTGGACGTGGCCATGAACACCCACGCGGTGCAGGTGGAACGGGGGTACGGGCGGCCGGTGATGTCCGCGTTCCACGCCGTCTTCTCGGTGGGCGGGGTGCTGGCGGCGCTGGCCGGCGCGGCCGTGGTGGGACGCGGCTGGGGACCGGCCGCCACGCTGGCCGGGGTGGCCGTCTTCGGGCTGGTGGTGACGGCCCTGGCCGCACCCGCGCTGCTGCCGCCCGAGCCCGCCCCGGCCGGTCTCCCCCGGGCCGCCTCCGGGCGGCGGGTGCCGGCCCGGGTGTGGGCGCTGGCGGCGCTCGCGCTGCTGCTGATGCTGTGCGAGGGGGTCGCCAACGACTGGAGCGTGCTCCATCTGCGCAACGTCCTCGACGCGCCGGCCGGCACCGCGGCCCTCGCCTACGGCGCCTTCTCCACCGCGATGACCCTGGGCCGGCTGGTCACCGACCGGGTGGCCGCCCGCTTCGGCCCGGTACGGGTGGTGCGTTACGGGGCCGCGCTGGCCGCCGCCGGGCTGGCGGTCACCGCGCTGACGGGCTGGGTGGCGCTGGCCCTGACCGGGTGGGCGGTCTTCGGCCTCGGCCTGTCCGGCTGCGTACCCCAACTGTTCAGCGCGGCCGGCCACGTCGACCGGGCCACCGCCGGGGCCAACGTCTCGCGGGTCGCGGGCCTGGGCTACCTCGGCATGCTGGCCGGGCCCACCTCGATCGGCCAGCTCACCCACGTCATGCCGCTCAACCTGGCGTTCTTCCTCCCGGTGGCGTTCTGCGTGGTGGCCGTCGGCGCGGCCGGCACGCTGCGACCGCCCGCCGACCCGGCGCCGTGA
- a CDS encoding DeoR/GlpR family DNA-binding transcription regulator, with the protein MGNADRLRRITEAVRGAERLSVAELAALTGASEMTIRRDLETLAAQGVLERYRGGARSLLLRGEEPPFALREREAADAKRRIAAETAALLADGESVVVDSGTTCLEVARALRGRRMTVMPLSLPAANALTGAGRIRLLLPGGEPRPGELALTGPLTEASLAALRFDTAVIGCCGLTAEDGLTAYDLADAAVKRAAIASARRVVVVADAAKLGRTALARVTSASAVHAVVTEESASPEETRALAAEGVTVRLV; encoded by the coding sequence ATGGGGAACGCCGACCGGCTGCGCCGGATCACCGAAGCCGTGCGCGGCGCGGAACGGCTGAGCGTGGCCGAACTCGCCGCGCTCACCGGCGCCTCGGAGATGACGATCCGCCGCGATCTGGAGACCCTGGCCGCCCAGGGCGTGCTGGAGCGGTACCGCGGCGGCGCCCGCAGCCTGCTGCTGCGCGGCGAGGAGCCGCCGTTCGCGCTGCGCGAGCGGGAGGCGGCCGACGCCAAGCGGCGGATCGCGGCCGAGACCGCCGCGCTGCTGGCCGACGGCGAGTCGGTGGTCGTCGACAGCGGCACCACCTGCCTGGAGGTGGCCCGCGCGCTGCGGGGACGCCGGATGACCGTCATGCCGCTGTCGCTGCCCGCGGCCAACGCGCTCACCGGCGCCGGCCGGATCCGGCTGCTGCTCCCCGGCGGCGAGCCCCGCCCCGGCGAACTCGCCCTCACCGGACCGCTCACCGAGGCCTCGCTGGCCGCCCTGCGCTTCGACACCGCCGTCATCGGCTGCTGCGGCCTGACCGCCGAGGACGGCCTGACCGCCTACGACCTCGCCGACGCCGCGGTCAAGCGGGCCGCCATCGCCTCGGCCCGCCGCGTCGTCGTGGTCGCCGACGCCGCCAAGCTCGGCCGCACCGCCCTCGCCCGGGTGACTTCCGCCTCCGCCGTGCACGCCGTGGTCACCGAGGAGTCCGCGTCGCCGGAGGAGACCCGGGCGCTGGCCGCCGAGGGGGTCACCGTCCGCCTGGTGTGA
- a CDS encoding PHP domain-containing protein, protein MEPVEALERIAFLLERAQAPTYRVRAFRTAAGVIGGLPAAEVARRAERGSLHELRGLGPKTAAVVAEALAGGTPGYLARLEEEARQAPLPGGQRLRAALRGDCHLHSDWSDGGSPIEEMARAARDLGHDWAVLTDHSPRLTVARGLTAQRLREQLGVVAEVDARMGAGFRLLSGIECDILLDGSLDQEAGLLETVDLVVASVHSKLRMPAPEMTRRMVAAVASDLVDVLGHCTGRLLTGRGRPESEFDAELVFAACARFGTAVEINSRPERLDPPRRLIRQALDAGVFFAIDSDAHAPGQLDWQINGCARAEECGVPAERVVNTWSAEELLEWTRTRLPPARVRAG, encoded by the coding sequence GTGGAACCGGTGGAGGCGCTGGAGCGGATCGCGTTCCTGCTGGAGCGGGCGCAGGCCCCGACGTACCGGGTCAGGGCGTTCCGTACCGCGGCCGGGGTGATCGGCGGGCTGCCCGCGGCGGAGGTGGCGCGGCGGGCCGAGCGGGGTTCGCTGCACGAGCTGCGCGGGCTCGGCCCGAAGACGGCGGCCGTGGTGGCCGAGGCGCTGGCCGGGGGAACCCCGGGCTATCTGGCGCGGCTGGAGGAGGAGGCGCGGCAGGCTCCTCTCCCCGGCGGGCAGCGGCTGCGGGCGGCGCTGCGCGGTGACTGCCATCTGCACTCCGACTGGTCCGACGGGGGCAGCCCGATCGAGGAGATGGCCCGCGCGGCGCGTGACCTGGGGCACGACTGGGCGGTGCTGACCGACCACTCGCCGCGGCTGACGGTGGCCCGGGGGCTGACCGCGCAACGGCTGCGGGAGCAACTGGGCGTGGTGGCCGAGGTGGACGCGCGGATGGGGGCCGGCTTCCGGCTGCTGAGCGGGATCGAGTGCGACATCCTGCTGGACGGTTCGCTGGACCAGGAGGCCGGGCTGCTGGAGACGGTGGACCTGGTGGTGGCCTCGGTCCACTCCAAGCTGCGGATGCCGGCGCCGGAGATGACCCGGCGGATGGTGGCCGCGGTCGCCAGTGACCTGGTGGACGTGCTCGGCCACTGCACCGGGCGGCTGCTGACCGGCCGGGGGCGTCCGGAGTCGGAGTTCGACGCGGAGCTGGTCTTCGCCGCGTGCGCCCGGTTCGGTACCGCGGTGGAGATCAACAGCCGGCCGGAACGGCTCGATCCGCCGCGCCGGCTGATCCGGCAGGCGCTGGACGCGGGGGTGTTCTTCGCCATCGACAGCGACGCGCACGCGCCCGGCCAGCTCGACTGGCAGATCAACGGCTGCGCCCGGGCCGAGGAGTGCGGGGTGCCCGCCGAGCGGGTCGTCAACACCTGGAGCGCCGAGGAGTTGCTGGAGTGGACGCGGACCCGCCTGCCGCCCGCCCGCGTCCGGGCCGGGTGA
- a CDS encoding 4a-hydroxytetrahydrobiopterin dehydratase, with protein MPELLSDAQIDEAMADLKDWRREGNTLRRTVEAYDFPTAIRILDAVAVETEKLGHHPDVDLRYKTLHFSLTTHSVGGLTVLDTELAHRIETAAGSYVRAHE; from the coding sequence ATGCCCGAGCTGCTCAGCGACGCCCAGATCGACGAAGCCATGGCCGACCTGAAGGACTGGCGCCGGGAGGGCAACACGCTGCGGCGCACGGTGGAGGCGTACGACTTCCCCACCGCGATCCGGATCCTGGACGCGGTCGCCGTCGAGACCGAGAAGCTGGGCCACCATCCGGATGTGGACCTGCGCTACAAGACGCTGCACTTCTCGCTGACCACCCACTCGGTGGGCGGCCTCACCGTGCTCGACACCGAGCTGGCGCACCGGATCGAGACCGCGGCCGGAAGCTACGTACGCGCCCACGAGTGA
- a CDS encoding SH3 domain-containing protein has protein sequence MTVRLPVPLALPRPAAGRARRRAARRSTARRATARRATVRLLAPAAVAAAVVPLLGAADPGDRAAATLPVPHCVKALRTGDENVGYGQVVPEWLTIRQDPTPESEELGRLPRCSTVALRYRLAGGSVHGNRTWYRLSDRPGWVSGAYVRIQRPVPTA, from the coding sequence GTGACCGTCCGTCTGCCTGTGCCCCTGGCCCTGCCCCGGCCGGCCGCGGGCCGTGCCCGCCGCCGCGCCGCCCGCCGTTCCACCGCGCGCCGGGCCACCGCGCGCCGGGCCACCGTCCGGCTCCTCGCCCCGGCCGCCGTTGCCGCCGCCGTGGTGCCGCTGCTGGGCGCCGCCGACCCGGGCGACCGGGCCGCCGCCACGCTGCCCGTCCCGCACTGCGTCAAGGCGCTGCGCACCGGGGACGAGAACGTCGGGTACGGCCAGGTGGTCCCGGAGTGGCTGACCATCCGGCAGGATCCGACGCCGGAGTCGGAGGAGCTGGGCCGGCTGCCGCGCTGCTCGACGGTGGCGCTGCGCTACCGGCTGGCCGGCGGCTCGGTGCACGGCAACCGCACCTGGTACCGCCTCTCCGACCGGCCCGGCTGGGTCAGCGGCGCCTACGTGCGCATCCAGCGTCCGGTGCCCACCGCCTGA
- a CDS encoding carboxymuconolactone decarboxylase family protein, which yields MTTTTTTTAERLDFARAAPKVFKTMIALDAAAREGVDPVLAELVKIRASQINHCAHCLDMHIVEARRAGENEQRIYLLDAWRETRGIYTDQERAALALAEAVTRLPDGVPDEVYAEAARHFDEAGLAQLIALILTINAWNRIAVTTGKSPAPQR from the coding sequence ATGACGACGACAACGACGACGACGGCGGAGCGGCTCGACTTCGCCCGCGCCGCGCCCAAGGTGTTCAAGACCATGATCGCGCTGGACGCGGCGGCCCGGGAAGGGGTCGATCCGGTCCTGGCCGAGCTGGTGAAGATCCGCGCCTCGCAGATCAACCACTGCGCCCACTGCCTCGACATGCACATCGTCGAGGCCCGCCGGGCCGGGGAGAACGAGCAGCGGATCTACCTGCTCGACGCGTGGCGGGAGACCCGGGGGATCTACACCGACCAGGAGCGGGCCGCCCTGGCGCTCGCCGAGGCCGTCACCCGGCTGCCCGACGGGGTGCCGGACGAGGTGTACGCCGAGGCCGCCCGCCACTTCGACGAGGCCGGGCTCGCCCAGCTGATCGCGCTGATCCTCACCATCAACGCCTGGAACCGGATCGCGGTGACCACCGGGAAGTCGCCCGCCCCGCAGCGGTGA
- the pdxR gene encoding MocR-like pyridoxine biosynthesis transcription factor PdxR: MAESRVTSTRGTGTDLHLDLTGGPGGKGVRAALMDALREAVRSGRLTPGTRLPSYRSLAADLGIARNTVAEAYAELVAEGWLTARQGSGTQVAERAEPLRPARRPPAPPSRRRPRPAYDLRPGSPDAASFPRAAWAAATRRALTRAPSEAFGPGDPRGRPELRQALSDYLARARGVRTEPDRIVICAGFAHALRLIAQVLPGPFAVEGYGLSFHRGLLETAGADTRPLTVDERGARTAELAGSGATAALLTPAHQFPMGGPLDPRRRAAAVDWARATGALVLEDDYDGEFRYDRQPVGAVQGLDPEHVVYLGSVSKSLSPALRLGWLALPGRLVDEALAAKGERELWVGVVDQLALADFLESGGYDRHLRQMRLRYRRRRDQLVATLAERAPHIGVTGIAAGLHAVLRLPAGTEDSVVQGAAWQGLAVEGLAAYRHPLNPHPAPDGLVIGYGTPPDHAFGGALDTLCRTLPPAE, translated from the coding sequence GTGGCGGAATCGCGGGTCACTTCGACCAGGGGGACGGGTACCGACCTCCATCTCGACCTCACCGGCGGCCCGGGCGGCAAAGGGGTGCGCGCGGCGCTGATGGACGCCTTGCGCGAGGCCGTCCGCAGCGGCCGGCTCACCCCCGGCACCCGGCTGCCCTCCTACCGTTCGCTCGCCGCCGACCTCGGCATCGCCCGCAACACGGTCGCCGAGGCCTACGCCGAACTGGTCGCCGAGGGGTGGCTCACCGCCCGGCAGGGCTCCGGCACCCAGGTCGCCGAACGCGCCGAGCCGCTGCGCCCCGCCCGCCGCCCGCCCGCGCCCCCGTCCCGCCGTCGGCCGCGTCCCGCCTACGACCTGCGCCCCGGCAGCCCCGACGCGGCATCCTTCCCCCGCGCCGCCTGGGCCGCCGCCACCCGCCGGGCGCTCACCCGCGCGCCCAGCGAGGCCTTCGGCCCCGGCGACCCCCGCGGCCGTCCCGAGCTGCGCCAGGCGCTCTCCGACTACCTCGCCCGCGCCCGCGGGGTACGCACCGAACCCGACCGGATCGTGATCTGCGCCGGCTTCGCGCACGCCCTGCGCCTGATCGCCCAGGTGCTCCCCGGCCCGTTCGCCGTCGAGGGGTACGGCCTTTCCTTCCACCGCGGGTTGCTGGAGACCGCCGGGGCGGACACCCGGCCGCTGACCGTCGACGAACGCGGCGCCCGCACCGCCGAACTCGCCGGATCCGGCGCCACGGCGGCGCTGCTCACCCCGGCCCACCAGTTCCCGATGGGCGGCCCGCTGGACCCGCGGCGCCGGGCGGCGGCGGTCGACTGGGCCCGGGCCACCGGGGCGCTGGTGCTGGAGGACGACTACGACGGGGAGTTCCGCTACGACCGGCAGCCGGTCGGCGCCGTCCAAGGGCTCGACCCCGAGCACGTGGTCTACCTCGGGTCGGTCAGCAAGAGCCTGTCGCCCGCGCTGCGGCTGGGCTGGCTGGCGCTCCCCGGCCGCCTGGTGGACGAGGCGCTCGCCGCCAAGGGGGAACGGGAGCTGTGGGTCGGCGTGGTCGACCAGCTCGCCCTGGCCGACTTCCTGGAATCCGGCGGATACGACCGCCACCTGCGCCAGATGCGGCTGCGCTACCGGCGCCGCCGCGACCAACTGGTGGCGACCCTCGCCGAACGCGCCCCGCACATCGGCGTCACCGGCATCGCCGCCGGGCTGCACGCGGTGCTCCGGCTCCCGGCCGGCACCGAGGACTCCGTCGTCCAGGGCGCCGCCTGGCAGGGCCTCGCCGTCGAGGGGCTCGCCGCCTACCGCCACCCGCTCAACCCCCACCCGGCCCCCGACGGCCTGGTCATCGGCTACGGCACACCCCCCGACCACGCCTTCGGCGGCGCGCTGGACACGCTGTGCCGCACGCTGCCGCCGGCGGAGTAG
- a CDS encoding maleate cis-trans isomerase family protein, with product MAVTAAPDGPVPQRRVGVVASYDFERDRELWRWAPPEVTLFMARTAPVSGGDPLLMSSALARPEHLARPTREVCAIGAEVVVLACTACSFVAGAAGERALRRAMLDFGAPTALTTGEAVVDAFAALRVRRIAVVHPYPPHVARRLRGFLADSGLDVARLTGRELARDGTRALSYADVAALARDGDDPGAEALFLGSTALPSYDLIAPLEEELGKPVVSANQAVVWAALRALGTAAYGPGQRLVSGT from the coding sequence ATGGCTGTGACGGCTGCGCCGGACGGCCCCGTGCCGCAGCGGCGCGTGGGCGTGGTGGCCTCCTACGACTTCGAACGCGACCGGGAGCTGTGGCGCTGGGCGCCGCCCGAGGTCACGCTCTTCATGGCGCGTACCGCCCCGGTGTCCGGCGGCGACCCGCTGCTGATGTCCTCCGCGCTGGCCCGGCCGGAGCACCTGGCCCGGCCGACCCGGGAGGTGTGCGCGATCGGCGCCGAGGTGGTGGTGCTCGCCTGCACCGCGTGCAGCTTCGTGGCCGGCGCGGCGGGGGAGCGGGCGCTGCGCCGGGCCATGCTCGACTTCGGCGCGCCGACGGCGCTCACCACCGGGGAGGCGGTGGTCGACGCCTTCGCCGCGCTGCGGGTGCGCCGGATCGCCGTCGTCCACCCGTACCCGCCGCACGTGGCGCGGCGGTTGCGCGGCTTCCTCGCCGACTCCGGCCTCGACGTGGCCCGCCTCACCGGCCGGGAGCTGGCCCGCGACGGCACCCGCGCGCTGTCCTACGCGGACGTGGCGGCGCTGGCCCGGGACGGCGACGACCCCGGGGCCGAGGCGCTCTTCCTGGGCAGCACCGCGCTGCCCAGCTACGACCTGATCGCCCCGCTGGAGGAGGAACTCGGCAAGCCCGTGGTCTCCGCCAACCAGGCCGTGGTGTGGGCGGCGTTGCGCGCCCTGGGTACGGCCGCGTACGGCCCGGGGCAGCGGCTCGTCTCGGGTACGTGA
- a CDS encoding chloramphenicol phosphotransferase CPT family protein: MIIFLNGTSSSGKTSIAQELLRILDDPFFHMPVDAFHAMRTGRELAPGDLPAVLRRTWMGYHRAVAGMAAAGNNVVVDHVLSEPWRLRDCLSLFRPMDVVLVGVHCPREELERRERDRGDRPLGLAARQLDQVHRHGVYDIECDTGRFTPAQCAQHLKEFLADRPLPTAFQRLWDVGPRG, encoded by the coding sequence CTGATCATTTTCCTGAACGGTACATCGAGTTCGGGGAAGACGAGTATCGCTCAGGAACTGCTGCGCATACTCGACGACCCCTTCTTCCACATGCCGGTGGACGCCTTCCACGCCATGCGCACCGGACGGGAGTTGGCCCCCGGCGATCTGCCCGCCGTGCTGCGCCGCACCTGGATGGGGTACCACCGCGCGGTGGCCGGCATGGCGGCGGCCGGCAACAACGTGGTGGTCGACCATGTGCTCAGCGAGCCGTGGCGGTTGCGCGACTGCCTGTCGCTCTTCCGCCCGATGGACGTGGTCCTGGTCGGCGTGCACTGTCCCCGGGAGGAGCTGGAACGCCGCGAACGCGACCGGGGCGACCGGCCGTTGGGGCTCGCCGCGCGCCAGCTCGACCAGGTGCACCGGCACGGTGTCTATGACATCGAGTGCGACACCGGACGGTTCACCCCGGCCCAATGCGCCCAGCACCTCAAGGAGTTCCTGGCCGACCGGCCGTTGCCGACCGCCTTCCAGCGGCTGTGGGACGTCGGCCCCCGTGGCTGA
- a CDS encoding MarR family winged helix-turn-helix transcriptional regulator — MAGTHHPHEAGASPERDDGAADDDGGGTPARSGPPVELVDRAIRLATIFGTAADAAVTRTGLTRADMDVLLTLHRAPGPGHRLKPSALAASCGLSSGGTSNIIRRLATVGYLTREADEHDGRSTWCQLTAEGARLAKAAARSAAAERDRLLARLPPRTAGELTRLLGAALEHLEAAAPAG, encoded by the coding sequence ATGGCCGGTACACATCACCCACACGAGGCCGGCGCCTCACCGGAACGCGACGACGGCGCCGCGGACGACGACGGCGGCGGCACACCGGCCCGGTCCGGCCCGCCGGTGGAACTGGTGGACCGCGCCATCCGGCTCGCCACGATCTTCGGCACCGCCGCCGACGCCGCCGTCACCCGGACCGGTCTCACCCGTGCCGACATGGACGTCCTGCTGACCCTGCACCGGGCGCCCGGGCCCGGACACCGCCTCAAGCCCTCGGCGCTCGCCGCCTCCTGCGGCCTGTCGTCCGGCGGCACCAGCAACATCATCCGCAGACTGGCCACCGTCGGATACCTCACCCGGGAGGCCGACGAGCACGACGGACGCAGCACCTGGTGCCAACTGACCGCCGAGGGCGCCCGGTTGGCGAAGGCCGCCGCCCGTTCCGCCGCCGCCGAGCGCGACCGGCTGCTCGCCCGGCTGCCCCCGCGCACCGCCGGTGAGCTGACCCGGCTGCTCGGCGCCGCGCTGGAACACCTGGAGGCCGCCGCCCCGGCCGGGTGA
- a CDS encoding amidase: MSSLEDLRELDGHAQAALVAGGELTERELVEAAITRIETYDGLVGAVAVRAFDQALAALDKPRTGTGPHGPLHGVPFLLKDLGPTASGLEATMGSAFLAGYVPAQGSELVNRFRAAGLRILGKTKTAEFGALPTTEPRHQGPTRNPWDITRSAGGSSGGAAAAVAAGMVPVAHANDAGGSIRIPASACGVFGLKPTRARTPLGPAVGDLMNGLASEHVITRTVRDSAAALDAIAGPAPGDPYWAPPGPGSYLETVERGLVRPLRIAFTTRAGTGPVDPVAVEAVHRAARLCEDLGHEVTEAAPEIGFADLVDPFLVLWAAGVSSAISTYAALSGRPPVPDLFEELTWTLYERGGTLSAARYLMAVGHLQRAARGLARFHLKYDVLLSPVTAWPAPELGTFAHGTPDQQLMRAVEFVYDTPLANLSGQPAMSLPLHWTEAGLPIGVQAAGRFGDEATLLALAAQLEDAQPWAHRLPALTGTGRPRSES, translated from the coding sequence ATGTCCTCATTGGAAGACCTGCGTGAGCTGGACGGCCACGCCCAAGCCGCGCTGGTGGCCGGAGGGGAGCTGACCGAGCGTGAGCTGGTCGAGGCCGCCATCACGCGGATCGAGACGTACGACGGGCTGGTCGGCGCGGTCGCCGTCCGCGCCTTCGACCAGGCGCTGGCCGCGCTGGACAAGCCGCGTACCGGGACCGGGCCGCACGGGCCGCTGCACGGCGTCCCGTTCCTGCTGAAGGACCTCGGCCCCACCGCCTCCGGCCTGGAGGCCACCATGGGGTCGGCGTTCCTGGCCGGCTACGTGCCCGCGCAGGGCAGCGAACTCGTCAACCGGTTCCGCGCCGCGGGCCTGCGCATCCTGGGCAAGACCAAGACCGCCGAGTTCGGCGCGTTGCCCACCACCGAGCCCCGCCACCAGGGGCCGACCCGCAACCCGTGGGACATCACCCGCAGCGCGGGCGGCTCCAGCGGCGGCGCCGCCGCGGCGGTGGCCGCCGGGATGGTGCCCGTCGCCCACGCCAACGACGCCGGCGGATCCATCCGCATCCCCGCCTCCGCCTGCGGGGTCTTCGGCCTCAAGCCCACCCGGGCCCGCACCCCGCTCGGCCCCGCGGTGGGCGACCTGATGAACGGCCTCGCCAGCGAACACGTCATCACCCGCACCGTGCGCGACAGCGCCGCCGCGCTCGACGCCATCGCCGGTCCCGCCCCCGGCGACCCCTACTGGGCGCCCCCCGGCCCCGGTTCGTACCTGGAGACCGTCGAACGCGGCCTGGTCCGCCCGCTGCGGATCGCCTTCACCACCCGGGCCGGCACCGGTCCGGTGGACCCGGTCGCGGTGGAGGCCGTCCACCGCGCGGCCCGGCTGTGCGAGGACCTCGGCCACGAAGTCACCGAAGCGGCACCGGAGATCGGCTTCGCCGACCTGGTCGACCCGTTCCTGGTGCTGTGGGCGGCCGGGGTCTCCTCCGCCATCAGCACCTACGCCGCGCTCAGCGGCCGTCCCCCGGTGCCCGACCTGTTCGAGGAGCTGACCTGGACGCTGTACGAGCGCGGCGGCACGCTGAGCGCCGCCCGCTACCTGATGGCCGTCGGCCATCTCCAGCGCGCCGCCCGCGGGCTGGCCCGCTTCCACCTCAAGTACGACGTCCTGCTCTCCCCGGTCACCGCCTGGCCCGCCCCGGAACTCGGGACCTTCGCGCACGGCACGCCGGACCAACAGCTCATGCGCGCCGTGGAGTTCGTGTACGACACCCCGCTGGCCAACCTCAGCGGACAGCCCGCCATGTCACTGCCGCTGCACTGGACCGAGGCGGGGCTGCCCATCGGTGTGCAGGCGGCCGGCCGTTTCGGGGACGAGGCCACCCTGCTCGCCCTCGCCGCCCAACTGGAGGACGCCCAGCCGTGGGCCCACCGACTGCCGGCCCTCACCGGCACCGGGCGTCCGAGATCGGAGAGCTAG
- a CDS encoding thermostable hemolysin, whose product MLKIHVVPRSSPTWLDAAELVRVTYRDTYRATIAPDPDAFLIAADAAGTRPDIVSCAGITYASAGPVFSERYLGSRCETAIGERFGHPVDRSRVIEVGALASRGSGAGQEIIRLTPIIAWCLGMEYILCTVTRGLRAALDRASIPFTVLAPADPGVLAPAERTSWGSYYDQEPQVGAIDLRVLAALFAAATGRYSFVRPEVALIGGAPAAPGPREVLTRAGR is encoded by the coding sequence ATGCTGAAGATCCACGTCGTTCCCCGGTCGAGCCCCACCTGGCTCGACGCGGCGGAACTGGTGCGCGTCACCTACCGGGACACCTACCGGGCGACGATCGCACCCGACCCCGACGCCTTCCTCATCGCCGCGGACGCCGCCGGGACCAGGCCCGACATCGTCAGCTGCGCCGGCATCACCTACGCCTCGGCCGGCCCGGTCTTCTCCGAGCGGTACCTGGGGAGCCGGTGCGAGACGGCGATCGGTGAGCGGTTCGGCCACCCCGTGGACCGCTCCCGGGTCATCGAGGTCGGCGCGCTGGCCAGCCGGGGCAGCGGAGCCGGCCAGGAGATCATCCGGCTCACCCCCATCATCGCCTGGTGCCTGGGGATGGAGTACATCCTGTGCACCGTCACCCGCGGGCTGCGCGCGGCGCTGGACCGGGCCTCCATCCCGTTCACCGTGCTCGCCCCCGCCGACCCCGGCGTCCTCGCCCCCGCCGAGCGGACCTCCTGGGGCAGCTACTACGACCAGGAACCGCAGGTCGGCGCCATCGACCTGCGGGTGCTCGCCGCGCTCTTCGCCGCCGCCACCGGCCGGTACTCCTTCGTCCGGCCCGAGGTGGCCCTGATCGGCGGGGCGCCGGCCGCCCCCGGACCCCGGGAGGTGCTCACCCGTGCGGGCCGTTGA